CTGGGGAAGAGAAGAAGGGGGGCTTTGACCCCCCTTCTTCGTGTCTTGGTATTTCTTTGTGGCCTCTCTTTCAGACCCTTGATCAGTACCCCATGGATGCTTTCGCTGCCTCGACGCCGGCCTTGAAGGCCTGTTCGTTGAGGGGGATGAGCTTGGCCTTGTCCTTGAGCATGTCCCTGAGGGCGCCCAGCAGGGTCTCCTCGGGGAAGAGCTGGGTGGCGGCCTGGAGGGCGCCGAGGGCCACGATGTTCTTCACCACCATCTTGCCCAGGCGGGCGGCGATGTCGGTGAAGGGGACACCGACCACACGGATGCTGGGGTCGGGGGCCTTGACACTCTTGGCCACGGCGCTGTCGTAGACGATCACGCCGCCGGGGCGCACGGTGTGTCCGAACTTGGCCAGGCTGGGGGCGTTGAAGGCCACCAGGATGTCCGGCTGGGGGCTGGCGGGGTTGTGCACCTCTTCCCGGGCCACGTGGACATCTGCGTAGCTGGTGCCGCCGCGGCTCTCAGGGCCGTAGGCCGGAATGTGGGTGCCGTCGAAGCCCTCGTTGATGGCGGCCTTGGCCAGGAGCATGGCGATGGTCTGGGCGCCGTCCCCGCCGGTCCCAGCCAGCTTGAGGCTGATGTCCGTGGGCTGGATGTGGGTGGGGAAGCCCTTGCAGTGGGTGGCGGGCTTCTCAGCGCTGGCACCCACGGCCTGGAGGAAGTCCTCGGGGCGGAAGCTGGGCTTGGGCAGCTCGAACCATGGCTCGGGGCAGGTGTCCTTGAGGACGCCCAGGGGGAAGATGGGGAGCATCTCCTCCTTCACCCACTGCATGGCCTTCTCGGGGCTGGTTTTGAGGTGGGTGGGGCACTCGGCCAGCACTTCGATGAAGGCGTAGCCGCGGCGCTCCTGCTGCAGCTGGAGAGCCTTCTTGATGGCTTTCTTGGTCTTCTTCCGCTCCGCGGGGCTGAAGAGGGCCACGCGCTCCACATAGGCCGGGCCATCCAGCTGGGCGATCATCTCGGCCATGCGGATGGGGGTGCCGTTGAAGCGGTCGCGCCCCTCGGGGCTGGTGGTGGTGGTCTGCCCCATGAGGGTGGTGGGGGCCATTTGGCCACCCGTCATGCCGTAGACCGCGTTGTTGATGAAGATGACGGTGATGGGAATGCCCAGCTGGGCCGTGGAGATGGTCTCCGCCAAGCCGATGGCGGCGAGATCGCCGTCACCCTGGTAGCAGACCACCATGGCGTCCGGGTTCGCCACCTTGTGCCCGATGGCGGTGGCGGGGGAGCGGCCATGGGCCGTGGAGGTGTTGCCGGTGTCCATGTAGAAGTAAAGGAAGGCGGCGCAGCCCACGGGGTTGATGGTGACGGTGTTGTCCTGGACGCCCAGTTCGGCAAGGGCCTCGGCGAGGTACTTGTGGGCGAGGCCGTGCCCGCAGCCGGCGCAGTAATGGGTGGAGTGCCCCTTCAGACCCTCCCCGGCATTGTGGCGTTCAAAGGTTCCATAGAATGCGTTGGACATCTCAGGCCCTCCCCGCCAGGTTCATCACATGGGCCACAATGTCCTTCTCCTGGGGCAGGACGCCTCCGTAGCGCTGGATATGGGTGATGGGGGGTGCGGCGATGCCTGCATGGCTGAGGGCGAGACGCATTTCGTCCTCAATCTGGCCGGGGCTGGCCTCGACGACCACGAGCTGCTTCACGCCGGGCAGGAGCTCCTTGAGCTGCTCGATGGGGAAGGGCCACATGGTGATGGGGCGGAAGAGCCCAGCCTTGATGCCCTGGTCCCGCAGTTTCTGGGTGGCGCCCTTGGCGGCGCGGGCAGGGGTGTTGCAGGCCACGACCAGGTACTCCGCGTCGGCCCCCTGGAAGGCCTCGGCCCGGGCCTCGACCTCCATGTCCTTGTATTTCTTGTTGAGGATGATGTTGCGCTCCTCCAGAACCGATTCCTCGAGGAAGACCGAGGTGTGGAGGTTGCGGCGGTGGTTCAGATCGCCGTAGACCGCCCAGGCGGGCAGTCCGGGCTCGATCATGGTGGCGGGGAGCTGGACCCGCCCGGTCATCTGGCCCAGATAGCCATCGGCCAGGACCATCACCGGGTTCCGGTATTTGAAGGAGAGCTCGAAGGCCAGGTAGGTGAGGTCCAGCATCTCCTGGGGAGTGCTGGGCATGAGGGTGATGGCGTGGGTGTTACCGTGTCCCAGACCCCGGCAGGCGAGCTTGATGTCGGCCTGCTCAGGGGCGATGTTTCCAAGCCCGGGGCCGCCGCGCATGATGTCCACGAAGACGCCGGGGAGTTCCGCACCGATCATGAAGGAGATGCCCTCCAGCATCAGGGAGAGGCCAGGGCTGGAGGTGAAGGTCAGGGAGGGGAGGCCCGCACCGCCGCATCCGTACATGTGGTAGACCGTGGCGACCTCGGAGACGGCCTGAAGATAGAATCCGCCCATCTTCGGCAGCAGCTTGGCCATCAGCTCAGCCCCCTCGGTGGAGGGGGTGATGGGGTAGCCGAAGACGTGGCGGCAGCCGGCCAGCAGGGCTCCCAGGGCCGCAGCGTAAGTGCCCTTGATCACCAGGGGTTCCACCGGAGGCACGGGGACCGTGCTCCCGGGAATGTCCACGGGCTCGGGGGCTGAGCTCTTGCGGGGCCCGAAGAGCTTCTCGGGATCCTGCAGCTCGAAGGCCTCACCGGCCTCCATGGCCCTCAGTCCGTAGGGCTCCGGGCAGGCCTCGATGCAGAGGCCGCAGCCGGTGCAC
The sequence above is drawn from the uncultured Holophaga sp. genome and encodes:
- a CDS encoding 2-oxoacid:acceptor oxidoreductase family protein; translation: MSNAFYGTFERHNAGEGLKGHSTHYCAGCGHGLAHKYLAEALAELGVQDNTVTINPVGCAAFLYFYMDTGNTSTAHGRSPATAIGHKVANPDAMVVCYQGDGDLAAIGLAETISTAQLGIPITVIFINNAVYGMTGGQMAPTTLMGQTTTTSPEGRDRFNGTPIRMAEMIAQLDGPAYVERVALFSPAERKKTKKAIKKALQLQQERRGYAFIEVLAECPTHLKTSPEKAMQWVKEEMLPIFPLGVLKDTCPEPWFELPKPSFRPEDFLQAVGASAEKPATHCKGFPTHIQPTDISLKLAGTGGDGAQTIAMLLAKAAINEGFDGTHIPAYGPESRGGTSYADVHVAREEVHNPASPQPDILVAFNAPSLAKFGHTVRPGGVIVYDSAVAKSVKAPDPSIRVVGVPFTDIAARLGKMVVKNIVALGALQAATQLFPEETLLGALRDMLKDKAKLIPLNEQAFKAGVEAAKASMGY
- a CDS encoding 4Fe-4S dicluster domain-containing protein; the protein is MSQAKARPRPFLVPDYCKGCGRCVHVCVKGCISFAQEINPLTGMVPVVLDLEKCTGCGLCIEACPEPYGLRAMEAGEAFELQDPEKLFGPRKSSAPEPVDIPGSTVPVPPVEPLVIKGTYAAALGALLAGCRHVFGYPITPSTEGAELMAKLLPKMGGFYLQAVSEVATVYHMYGCGGAGLPSLTFTSSPGLSLMLEGISFMIGAELPGVFVDIMRGGPGLGNIAPEQADIKLACRGLGHGNTHAITLMPSTPQEMLDLTYLAFELSFKYRNPVMVLADGYLGQMTGRVQLPATMIEPGLPAWAVYGDLNHRRNLHTSVFLEESVLEERNIILNKKYKDMEVEARAEAFQGADAEYLVVACNTPARAAKGATQKLRDQGIKAGLFRPITMWPFPIEQLKELLPGVKQLVVVEASPGQIEDEMRLALSHAGIAAPPITHIQRYGGVLPQEKDIVAHVMNLAGRA